A stretch of the Lactuca sativa cultivar Salinas chromosome 9, Lsat_Salinas_v11, whole genome shotgun sequence genome encodes the following:
- the LOC111907502 gene encoding mitochondrial import inner membrane translocase subunit TIM10 has translation MAANNEMPVALDKEQIFGMAEKEMEYRVELFNKLTHTCFAKCVEKRYKESELNMGENSCIDRCVSKYWQVTNLVGQLLGSGRPPM, from the exons ATGGCTGCAAATAATGAGATGCCCGTTGCATTAGACAAGGAACAG ATCTTTGGAATGGCAGAGAAGGAGATGGAGTACAGGGTTGAATTGTTTAACAA GCTAACTCATACATGTTTTGCTAAATGTGTTGAGAAAAG GTACAAAGAGTCTGAGTTAAACATGGGTGAAAACAGCTGCATTGATCGTTGTGTTTCAAAATATTGGCAG GTCACAAATCTTGTAGGCCAACTACTTGGTTCTGGGAGACCACCAATGTGA
- the LOC111907501 gene encoding serine/threonine-protein kinase BSK5 isoform X2 produces the protein MREKYRQRKVDVLSPFFITHKFIFYSYLPQITRILDPLSASRKNRYFLRGTAMGARCFYFSFCGWSSLKSNDTHPSDLENGGGDSDKLKLPAFREYKLDQLKAATGGFSVDNIVSEHGEKAPNVVYKGKLEDDDRLIAVKRFNKSAWPDTRQFLDEAKAVGQLRSLRLANLLGCCCEGNERLLVAEFMPHETLSKHLFHWETQPLKWAMRLRVALYLAQALDYCSTKGRSLYHDLNAYRVLFDQDCNPRLSCFGLMKNSRDGKSYSTNLAFTPPEYMRTGRVIAESVIYSFGTILLDLLSGKHIPPSHALDLIKGKNFQMLTDSCLEGHFTNDDGTELVRIASRCLQYEPRERPNAKSVVAALSPLQKQTDISSLVLMGINDEATQISNLSPLGDACSRLDLTAIHEILEKIGYSGDEGVTDELSFQMWTSQLQDTLNGKKRGDNAFRAKDFNTAIESYTSFIESGTMVSPTMYVRRCLCYLMNNKGQEALGDAMQAQVISPDWSIALYLQAAALFSLGMDNDARETLKDAVSLDPEMKGN, from the exons ATGAGAGAGAAATACAGACAAAGAAAGGTCGATGTCCTTTCCCCCTTTTTCATCACACACAAATTCATATTTTACTCCTATCTTCCTCAAATCACAAGAATATTAGACCCTCTCTCTGCTT CAAGGAAAAACAGGTATTTTCTTCGAGGAACAGCAATGGGAGCTCGTTGTTTCTACTTTTCTTTTTGTGGGTGGTCTAGTTTGAAATCCAACGATACGCATCCATCTGATCTGG AGAACGGTGGTGGGGATAGCGATAAGCTAAAGCTGCCAGCTTTTAGAGAGTACAAGTTAGATCAACTTAAAGCTGCTACCGGCGGGTTTTCTGTCGATAATATTGTGTCTGAACATGGTGAAAAGGCGCCTAATGTTGTGTATAAAGGAAAGCTCGAAGATGATGATCGTTTGATCGCTGTTAAAAGGTTCAACAAGTCTGCTTGGCCTGATACTCGCCAATTCCTG GATGAAGCAAAAGCAGTGGGGCAACTTAGGAGCCTAAGATTAGCCAATTTATTGGGATGTTGCTGTGAAGGAAATGAAAGATTGCTAGTGGCAGAGTTTATGCCTCATGAAACTTTATCCAAACATCTCTTTCATT GGGAAACCCAACCTTTAAAATGGGCAATGCGATTAAGGGTGGCTCTCTATTTGGCACAAGCACTAGATTACTGCAGCACAAAAGGCCGATCTCTGTATCACGATCTTAATGCTTACAGAGTCTTGTTTGATCAG GATTGTAATCCCAGGCTTTCATGCTTTGGCCTAATGAAGAACAGCCGAGATGGAAAAAGTTACAGTACAAACTTAGCTTTCACCCCACCAGAATACATGAGAACTG GTAGAGTCATAGCAGAAAGTGTAATTTACAGTTTTGGCACCATTCTGCTTGATCTTTTGAGTGGAAAACACATTCCTCCAAGCCAC GCACTTGATTTGATAAAAGGGAAGAATTTTCAGATGCTAACAGATTCATGTTTAGAGGGTCATTTTACTAATGATGATGGAACTGAATTGGTAAGGATAGCATCACGATGTTTGCAGTATGAACCTCGAGAGAGGCCCAATGCCAAATCAGTTGTGGCTGCTCTTTCTCCTCTTCAGAAACAAACAGAT ATTTCTTCGCTTGTCTTGATGGGAATTAATGACGAAGCAACACAAATATCAAACCTGTCGCCACTTGGCGACGCTTGCTCGAGACTAGATTTAACTGCCATACACGAGATACTTGAAAAGATCGGATATAGTGGCGATGAAGGAGTTACAGATGAG CTTTCCTTCCAAATGTGGACAAGTCAACTTCAAGATACGTTAAATGGTAAGAAGCGTGGGGACAATGCTTTTCGAGCTAAGGACTTCAACACTGCAATCGAATCTTACACAAGC TTCATCGAGAGTGGGACCATGGTGTCACCAACTATGTATGTGAGAAGGTGTTTGTGTTATTTGATGAATAATAAGGGACAAGAAGCGTTGGGAGATGCGATGCAAGCACAAGTGATATCGCCTGATTGGTCGATTGCGCTTTATCTGCAAGCGGCTGCTTTGTTTAGCCTAGGAATGGACAATGATGCACGTGAAACACTTAAAGATGCGGTTTCATTGGATCCCGAAATGAAGGGGAATTAA
- the LOC111907501 gene encoding serine/threonine-protein kinase BSK5 isoform X1, which translates to MGARCFYFSFCGWSSLKSNDTHPSDLENGGGDSDKLKLPAFREYKLDQLKAATGGFSVDNIVSEHGEKAPNVVYKGKLEDDDRLIAVKRFNKSAWPDTRQFLDEAKAVGQLRSLRLANLLGCCCEGNERLLVAEFMPHETLSKHLFHWETQPLKWAMRLRVALYLAQALDYCSTKGRSLYHDLNAYRVLFDQDCNPRLSCFGLMKNSRDGKSYSTNLAFTPPEYMRTGRVIAESVIYSFGTILLDLLSGKHIPPSHALDLIKGKNFQMLTDSCLEGHFTNDDGTELVRIASRCLQYEPRERPNAKSVVAALSPLQKQTDISSLVLMGINDEATQISNLSPLGDACSRLDLTAIHEILEKIGYSGDEGVTDELSFQMWTSQLQDTLNGKKRGDNAFRAKDFNTAIESYTSFIESGTMVSPTMYVRRCLCYLMNNKGQEALGDAMQAQVISPDWSIALYLQAAALFSLGMDNDARETLKDAVSLDPEMKGN; encoded by the exons ATGGGAGCTCGTTGTTTCTACTTTTCTTTTTGTGGGTGGTCTAGTTTGAAATCCAACGATACGCATCCATCTGATCTGG AGAACGGTGGTGGGGATAGCGATAAGCTAAAGCTGCCAGCTTTTAGAGAGTACAAGTTAGATCAACTTAAAGCTGCTACCGGCGGGTTTTCTGTCGATAATATTGTGTCTGAACATGGTGAAAAGGCGCCTAATGTTGTGTATAAAGGAAAGCTCGAAGATGATGATCGTTTGATCGCTGTTAAAAGGTTCAACAAGTCTGCTTGGCCTGATACTCGCCAATTCCTG GATGAAGCAAAAGCAGTGGGGCAACTTAGGAGCCTAAGATTAGCCAATTTATTGGGATGTTGCTGTGAAGGAAATGAAAGATTGCTAGTGGCAGAGTTTATGCCTCATGAAACTTTATCCAAACATCTCTTTCATT GGGAAACCCAACCTTTAAAATGGGCAATGCGATTAAGGGTGGCTCTCTATTTGGCACAAGCACTAGATTACTGCAGCACAAAAGGCCGATCTCTGTATCACGATCTTAATGCTTACAGAGTCTTGTTTGATCAG GATTGTAATCCCAGGCTTTCATGCTTTGGCCTAATGAAGAACAGCCGAGATGGAAAAAGTTACAGTACAAACTTAGCTTTCACCCCACCAGAATACATGAGAACTG GTAGAGTCATAGCAGAAAGTGTAATTTACAGTTTTGGCACCATTCTGCTTGATCTTTTGAGTGGAAAACACATTCCTCCAAGCCAC GCACTTGATTTGATAAAAGGGAAGAATTTTCAGATGCTAACAGATTCATGTTTAGAGGGTCATTTTACTAATGATGATGGAACTGAATTGGTAAGGATAGCATCACGATGTTTGCAGTATGAACCTCGAGAGAGGCCCAATGCCAAATCAGTTGTGGCTGCTCTTTCTCCTCTTCAGAAACAAACAGAT ATTTCTTCGCTTGTCTTGATGGGAATTAATGACGAAGCAACACAAATATCAAACCTGTCGCCACTTGGCGACGCTTGCTCGAGACTAGATTTAACTGCCATACACGAGATACTTGAAAAGATCGGATATAGTGGCGATGAAGGAGTTACAGATGAG CTTTCCTTCCAAATGTGGACAAGTCAACTTCAAGATACGTTAAATGGTAAGAAGCGTGGGGACAATGCTTTTCGAGCTAAGGACTTCAACACTGCAATCGAATCTTACACAAGC TTCATCGAGAGTGGGACCATGGTGTCACCAACTATGTATGTGAGAAGGTGTTTGTGTTATTTGATGAATAATAAGGGACAAGAAGCGTTGGGAGATGCGATGCAAGCACAAGTGATATCGCCTGATTGGTCGATTGCGCTTTATCTGCAAGCGGCTGCTTTGTTTAGCCTAGGAATGGACAATGATGCACGTGAAACACTTAAAGATGCGGTTTCATTGGATCCCGAAATGAAGGGGAATTAA